The Eulemur rufifrons isolate Redbay unplaced genomic scaffold, OSU_ERuf_1 scaffold_84, whole genome shotgun sequence genome contains the following window.
CGGCGCGGAAGTGCACCCTGTTCTCCTTGACGGCCTCCTGGAAGTGCTCGGCCGTCTTCTCCATGATCCAGCGCTGCATCTCCTTGGCGCTGATCCTCCGGTCGGTGTTCACGTCCACCCTGCGGGCGGGCGGGCGTCAGACCAAGCCCCAGGAGCCACGTGGCGGCGCGCCCGCCACGATAACCACCCTCCACCCGCGGGCAGCCGCGCCGGGGGAAACGACAGGGACACAGCTCACGGGGCCCCTGGAGGCGTCAGGAGCTGCTGGGGACGCGGGGGCCACAGCTCATCGCCACCACGGACCCTCCAGCCCTGCAACACAGGAGGCGGGATCCGCACCGACCCACCCTCTCAGTCGTGGTCACCCAGCTCCATGAACAAAAACGCCTTTTCCTAGTTCCCGTGTTTCAAGCTGCCAGACCTGTGAGGCTTGCTGACCAGGTCTTTGTAACATTCTGTTGCATTGATCCAGTCCCTTTTTGAGTTCTTTTCCCCCCAGAAACCGCAGAACCTCCTTGCAGCCACGAGATAACTACAAAGCCTCGCACCACCAGTGTCCGTAGAAGACAGGACAAGGACACCCACCACAGACCCTGCCCAAAGACTCACTGGGCCAGTGTTAGCCCCTAGCTCATTGCAATACCGAAATCGCCGCCCTGGGAGGGGCTCAGCCACTGAGTTTTGATCACGCAGCGTGTGCTGGCGTGATTTCTCACTGCGCTCGCCCCAAACGTGTACGGATGCTCACTCCCCTCCTGCATCATTCACTTCCCCTCCAGAAACCCCCGACCCTGGTGGTCGGGGAGTGGGGTTTGAGACAGTCCACTCCTCTCGTCTCCGGCTGACGTCCTCTGCGTGACTCTTTATGGCGGGACAGTGCACGCCTCAGCAACTGGCTTTCTGTGCAGTGAGCAACAGTGGCAACCTCCCTCTCGGGTTCACTAACGACAGCTCCCACAGTCACCTTCTGCACGTCTTATTTTAGATGCCTCAGGTATGACCAGCTGAAAACCGTCAGATGAACATAAAGTTACAGGATTTTAGAAAAAGACCCTTTGGGGACCTAACGTGTTCAAGGATGGAACTCAGGGTGGCAGGCGGCCAGCAGGCCCCACCTGTGGGCAGACAAAGGGCCACTGCCACTCAGCCACACGTGGAATGAGGCCCCCACACCACGTCCCTATAAAAACCCAGAGGCCTGTGCCCTGCCACGGCTTGAACATCCCACGAGGTTCACGTGGGAAACTCAGTCCCTGAAGCAACAGCGCtgggggcctttaagaggtgatgagGTCAAGAGGGCTCTGCCTCAAGACTGGGCGATGGTGTCATTGCTGGAGTGGGACTCTCGGCCCCTTCCCTCTCTCGCACACGCTAGGGCCGTGTGATGCCTTCCGCCGAGTTCTGACGCAGCAAGAAGGGGCAGCAGGTATGGCCCTCGACCTCGGACGTGCAGGCTCCGGGAGCGTTGAGGAGTCGCCCGGTGTGCGGTGCCCTGCTGCCGCAGCACAAGCCAGAGACAGTCTCAGACCCAAGGAGGAGCCAACAGAGATCTTcacgggagggaggcagggccaccCCTCGGGCCCCTGCACAGTGCCCTGCAGAACACGCCGCCGGGGGAGGAGGCTGCCCAGGGCGGCTGCGCGGCAGGTGGGGGTCAGGGCCAGTGACGCTCGGGGGCATCAACTGCTCCGCAACGTCCTCCTACGGTGGCCGCAGCCACTCAGAGAAAAGCTGCAGATGCAAAGGTGTCTGCAAAGAAAGGGTTGAGTCTAGATGCCTGTGAGAAGCTGTGTTTGCTTATATAAGCACAGCCGAGGAAGACACGGCTGCAGATATTTGTGCATACGCGGGTCAGcatatgcacgtgtgtgtatgaGGCCagaacacacgtgcacacagcaCATGTGTACGTGCAGCCtagcacgtgtgtgcacacagcacatgcacacatgtatgcaGGGCTAGCAGACACTCCCGTGCACAGGATTAGCACGCACACACATATCTGAGTTAGCACACACGCACGTGTTACCAAGCTCTGTCGGCTGAGACGACTACAGGCAACGACGGCCAGAACCCAGATCCTGGTTTCCAAGACCGTTCTCCAGTCCCAGGAACCAGGCTCCTGGAGAAGTGGCTGCCCCAGGGCCGGGGCAGGGAATGTGTGGGTGAGCCTGGAGCATCTGACAGCGCCAGGAAGTGAGGAAGTGCTCACAAAACGGACCGAGGCGCCAAGTGGAGGAGCccccagtggccaaagctggaacaacgTGCGCAGCACAGTAACGGCATCGCGCTGGACCACAGCCCAAGTGTACAACGAGCTCCGTGAATCCACACCGAGGTACATGAATACGTGGGGAAAGAGAAAGCTCCTCCTCACACCAAGACGTCCAAGCAACATACTGCAGACACCTGCAGTGCAGGACAGGGGGCTTCCTTCCCGGCCCCCGCGGGTGGGCTGGACCCAGTGATTTGCTTCCAGAGAAGAGCAGGGACAGGGAAAAGGGGCAACTCTACAGGGAGACACCTGGCACAGGCCACCTTCACCAGGTGACCCAGGTCGACATCCCAGGGGTGACTGCGGACATTGGGGATGCCCTGACAGGGCAAGGCACCTCCCCTCTGGGTGTTCTTTTCAAAAACCCACAGCCTGGTCCAGTCACCAGAAAACACATCAGACGAACTCGCATCGAGGCACATTCTGTCAGACACCCGACCAGCCCTCCTCAGAATTGACACGTTCAGGAAAAACACGGGagtctgggctgggcgcggtggctcacgcctgtaatcctagcactctgggaggccgaggcgggtggattgctcgaggtcaggagttcaagaccagcctgagcaagagtgagaccccatctctactaaaaataaaaagaaattatctggccaactaaaatatatatatagaaaaaatgagccgggcctggtggtgcatgcctgtagtcccagctactcgggaggctgagacaggaggatggcttgagcccaggagtttgaggttgctgtgagctgggctaacaccacggcactcactctagcccgggcaacagagtgagactcgtctcaaaaaaaaaaaaaaaaaaaaacaggggagTCTGACAGGGTGACACAGCCCAGAGGAGCCTGAGACGATGAGACAAAATGCAATGTGAGGTCCCAGAGAGGTCCTGGGGCCGAGAGAGGACGCGGGGACCCGAGAGACGGGGACGAAGCCCAGGCGTGTCCACAGGAGCTGCCGCCGCGAGGCTCTGACCTGCACGTGCAGCCCCGACATCCGGTCATCTCTGAGTGTCTCCCCAGACAAGACAGCCGTGGTTCCTTTCATAGGGAGGGACCAAACAGAAGCCCCCACCTCGGCAGACGGGCCGGAGCAGGCCGTGCAGGCCTCCGTGCCAGGGGCGCAGCCCACCCCAGCAGCCCACCTGAGCCGGGGACGTGGTTCTCCCTGCAACGCCAGGGAAGGCCTGCGTGGCTCGGGGGCGACAGCTCTGACGGACCCCAGGGAGCACCGGGGGCATCTGAGCAGGTGGGTCAGGTCGTTATTAGAGGAGGACGTGCCCGGAGAGAAGCCCCGCCCGTCCCGCTGGGAGACGTGTGGGGGCGCCGTGTGTGGAACCCAGGTCCTGCTGCTGCACCACCTCTCCTGGGGGGCTGTCCTGCCAGCCCACCTGTGCTCTGACCAGAGGCTCCATCCCAGCTGGCCGCCCGGCCCTGGCCCAGGGCCCGGTCCCACCCTCTGGCTCATGGGGTCCAGCATCTGCCCCTCCGTGGCCCTGGACAGCATCCGGGAGGGCCAGCctctgtggggggcgggggggggggcagtgccTGGGGGCGTCCATAGCCTCTCTCGCCTGgtgcctgcagcccctgccctggaggactAGTGGCACTTCCTGACCCAGGGCCATGCCCAGCATCCTACAAGGACGACAGAGACGCTGACGTGTGTGGGCTCAGGGCTGCCTCAGCTGGGCCCTGGGGTGAGTGTAGCGagacctgccctccccaggccaaATGGTCAGGACCACCCGTCTCGGGGCCTTAGCCAGGCTCCGGGAACCGGAGTGGGGGAGAAAGCGCATTACTAGGGGTGGGCAGCAGGAGCTCTGAGACTCGCAGGGCGGCTCTGCTCCTGGAGGCTGGGGAAGAGGAAAGCAACTTGGGCTCTGGGCCAGCACAGCAGCAGGACACGCCGACCTACAAATGCGCGTGCCCTAACCTTGCACAGTGAGGGTCTGCAAACACACACGTACGGGGAGTCGAGGAGCCCCCAGCACTCGCCACAGCCCTCGACCTGCCAGGACACCCACACCCTCCCTCGGCCCTGGGGCCTGGTTGGTGTTGCAACCTGCCGTAACCACGGCCCCACCCCGTCCCCTGCCCTCCGCCACAGAAGACACTGGCCAGAGGCCTTCCGGCAGCTTTTGCAGCCTGCAAGGGGCAGCTGGCCACGAGGGACCCTTCCAAGCTGCCCCAGACAGCTCGGGGCGTCGGCACACACTCACCCAACACCACACGCCTTCCAGGCCTGGCTGAGGAAGAGCGTTGATGGCAACTGCCCTGCAGGGAGGCCCCACAGCCCCGCCACCCTGGCACAGCCCGGCACCTACTTGGAGAAGATGACCATCAGCTTCCTGCGGCTCCTGCGCGGCTCTGCGTCCTCCTCAAACCCGTCCACGTCCTTGCCCAGGAAGACCTCCTGGTGGAAGTCCTTGTTGAGGTGCCCGTCCATCTCCAGCTTCACCCCGTTCAGGTGGTCTGGGGGCAGGATCTCGTTCTGCTCCCTGTTGGCGGCTCTCTCCCGAGCAGAAGAGTGGTTGGCGGGCCGTGCAGACACGTCCACCAGAAGGACCACGCCCAGGAGCCAGAGGCAGCGCGGAGCCAGGCCACAGAGGGGAGCCTGCTTGGATGCCATTGCTGCGGGGCCTGGAGCGTGGGACGGCTCCAAGGTGTGGGCTGGCGGCTGGGGGCACAGGGAAGCAAGCGAAGTCACAGCTCCAAACCAAGCCCGGGCGCCGCAGAGAGCTCCGTGTCCCCAGCAGAGCTGCAGGCTGAGGACACGCAGTTACCAGTCTGCAGAGAAGACACATACCTGTTGTTTAGTGGGACCAGCAAGTACTGCACTAGACACACTTGTTCTGCAACGTGAAACGGAAGCCTGGATTTACAGGCTACACCACCCATGATGTTTTGTTCCCTTTTTAAAGACACTGTGTTTCCAGCTCCGTCTCTCTCACTCAGAGCTGTCATCAATCACCTCAAGGGGGCTAATCCGCCCCCCAGCGCCCAGAGCGAAGCCGGCCAGCACAGTTGGACTCCGCCCCTCCTGGCCTCATGGCACTGACCCGTGGGGCGAAGGTCACTCACTCTCCAGATCTTGACTCAAGCGCTATGACCTTGGCTAAGTCATCTGACCTCCCTGGGCTCAGTTTTCCCAAGATTTGTGAGTTCTGGTGACCCCGAGTGGAGAGGGCTCACGAGGCCCGGTGCCAGCAAACACACCCACCCAGGGGggctccatcccctcccccccactgtGATGGTCCCTGAACACACCCATatgcacacacctgtgcacagcTACGCATACATATGCACAcgtgtctacacacacacacacacacaccgcgcTCACATCCAAGAAGGCTGGAGTGCCCAGtcctggcagggagcaggggctcAAAGAGCCTCAAACCTCACCTACCCTAAAGGGAACTCTGGTTCCCTCCGGCCCATAAGCCTGCTCCTTCCCAGGCTGTGCACCTGGCAAACCCACTGGTCTCCAGGTGCAGCTCAGGCCCCACCTCTGTGTGCTGTAGCTGTTCCCTGAACACAGGCTGACTGAATCTCCCGTTTTTCGGTCCTATCTTACTCAGCTTCGCTGTCCTGGCACCTGCGGTGCTATCTGCACACAGCAGTCACTCAGGCCTAGGTCCCCCACGGAAGGGAACCTCGGACACAGGTGCTCACGTCTGGTTTCCTTAACATGGCTGAAGCTTCTTCCTTTCCTGCTGGAGGAATAATTCTACTCCTGCTCACCTGGTCAGGGAAGCACCGGGTAGGAACCAGGACAACTTCCTCCTGGTGTTTGTTGACTCCCTTAATTGCAGTCATAAAAACACACGTGTGTGCGGAGACTGTCCTTTGCTCCTTGAGAGAAAAAAGACAGCAGATCCTATGAATTATGTCAGGAGACCATCAAGCAAAACTTCCCCCACTTCGCAACATTCCTCCCAGCGGCAGTGACCGCGCTGGCCAGCGGCCCCCAGCCCTCCGCCCGGCGCTAGAATGGGACTTCTCGGCTGCGGACAAGGACTCGGCAAACCCTTGCTAAGGGGAGGCTGGGGACACCTTAAGTGGAGGGGATGTTTCTTCGCCATCCCTGCGTTTCCGTTCTGGTGAAACTAGGCTATGTCTTGGGGTTGAGGAGCAGCCCTAACAGCGATCACAGCTGCCATGGCGGGCCCGACACCCAGGGCTCTCCACACGACTTCAGATCTTCTAACCCTGCCGCCGGGATCACGGCCCGCGTACTGCAGACgcggaaaccgaggcacagagaagttgggcagcttgtccaaggtcatcgCGGGGCCGTCCTGGGTTTCGGCCAAGAGACGACCGACCGCGGAGGGCCCCGAGCCCCAGGCTGGCCCACAGCGGCCGCCCAGCGGACGAAGCCCGGCCCGGGGCGGCGGCGGGGTCACTCGGCCCTGCGCCCCCGGCGGCCCGGGCCTCACTCACCGGCCTCGCTCCCCGCGCCGGGTCCGGAGAGCGCAGCGCCCGCGACGCCGCCGACCGTCGGCTCAGGCCGCGGCCATCTTTCTTGCGGGAAGCGGCGTGCAGGCGGGCAAGGGGCCGTGCGACCGGCACGACCTCACGGTGGCGACGGCATCGCCGCCATCTTTCCTGCGGGCGGAAGCGGCCGCTAAGGGCGCCCAATGAGAAAGGCGCGCGAGGCCACGTGACGGCCGGTCCCCAGCGCGGCCCTCGCCGCTGCGGCCGCCGGTGGACCGCCGCCACCGAGCGCCCCCAGACTCGGCGCCTCGAGGCTCCTCCCGCCACGCGCGTGGGGTGCGACCCGCGGCCCCAGCCGCCCGCGCGCACGGTGCCGCGGGGCAGCCTCTCGCGCGCGCGCGCACCGCGCGGCGGCCGGCGCCTGCGCACTGTCGCCGGCCGCCGCGGCCCGCCGGGGCCATGAAGCTGCTGCGGCGCGCGGGTCGGCGGCGGGCGGCGCTGGGCCTGGGCGCGCTGGCGCTGGGCGGCGCGGCGCTGCTGTACCTGACGCGCTGCGCGCCCGCcggccccgcgcccgcgccccgcgccACCGCCTTCCTGGCCGTGCTGGTGGCCAGCGCGCCCCGCGCCGCCGAGCGCCGCAGCGTGGTCCGCGGCACGTGGCTGGCGCGGCGCGGGGCCCCGGGCGACGTGTGGGCGCGCTTCGCTGTGGGCACGGCCGGCCTGGGCGCCGACGAGCGGCGCGCGCTGGAGCGCGAGCAGGCGCGCCACGGggacctgctgctgctgcccacgCTGCACGACGCCTACGAGAACCTCACGGCCAAGGTGCTGGCCATGCTGGCCTGGCTGGACGAGCACGTGGCCTTCGAGTTCGTGCTCAAGGCGGACGACGACTCTTTCGCGCGGCTGGACGCGCTGCTGGCCGAGCTGCGCGCCCGCGAGcccgcgcgccgccgccgcctctaCTGGGGCTTCTTCTCTGGCCGCGGCCGCGTCAAGCCCGGGGGCCGCTGGCGCGAGGCCGGCTGGCAGCTGTGCGACTACTACCTGCCCTACGCGCTGGGCGGCGGCTACGTGCTTTCCGCGGACCTGGTGCACTACCTGCGCCTCAGCCGCGACTACCTGCGCGCCTGGCACAGCGAGGACGTGTCGCTGGGCGCCTGGCTGGCGCCCGTGGACGTGCAGCGCGAGCACGACCCACGCTTCGACACCGAGTACAGGTCCCGCGGCTGCAGCAACCAGTACCTGGTGACGCACAAGCAGAGCCTGGAGGACATGCTGGAGAAGCACCAGACGCTGGCGCGCGAGGGCCGCCTGTGCAAGCGCGAGGTGCAGCTGCGCCTGTCCTACGTGTACGACTGGTCCGCGCCGCCCTCGCAGTGCTGCCAGCGGAAGGAGGGCATCCCCTGAGCCCCCGCGCGGTTCCGGGGGCCGCCGACTCGAGGGGACCTGGTCTGTCCCGCGCCCAGGGGGGCCGTGGGACAGGCGCCGAGCAGCGTCTCGCCACACCTGGCTCGCGCTCCTGTACCGCGACCAAGGCTGTGCGCTTCGGCGCCGCGCACGTGGCCTCGCTCCGGAGGGTCTTGTGGGCCCGGAGGCCCCTGGGCCCAGGCAGCAGCGGCCTATCCGCGGATCTCTGCCAGCGGGAGACCAGCCTGCCGCCGCTTTGGACGTGAGGGCGGAACAGACCTCCTGGCCACCGCTGGCCCGCCGCTCCCCAGCGCCCAGAGGTCGCCCTGGAGACTCGTCCTGGAGTTCGGGCGTCCACCGTCCAGCCCGGAGCCGCAGCTTAGCTGCGAGCTGTCATCAAACGGCTTTTGCCAGTTTATTCTGATGGCTTAACTTTCTTCTGTGTCTCGTGTCCACATCATTTGTCATGCGTGTCTAAGATCTCCCTTGGTTCACATGAATTATAATAGCTTTAATGGTATTTTGGTCTGTGTCTCCTTAGAGCGAATTTGtggtaaatatttggtaaatacaATTCAATGCTTGTTTGtgatttatttacaaatattttaagtttgtgTAGATAAGATTTTAAGTTGGGAGCGTTCAggtctcagtattttttttttttttttaactttttgagacagagtcttgctctgttgccccagctagagtgtagtggggtcacagctcactgcagcctccaactcctgggctcaagggatcctcctgcctcagcctcccgagtagctgggactacgggcaccacctccacgcccagctaatttttctatttttagtagagatgaggtctcgctcttcctcaggctggtgtcggactcctgagctcaagcgatcgtcccaccttggcctcccagaatgctggcattacaggcgtgagccaccgcaccccaccAGTATTTTTTGAATTACTTAAGACCATGTCAGAATTTCGAATTTGTAGGTTAATCTGTTCTTACAACTCGAGTTGGCGACTCTGCTGCTGCGTGTGTGTAAACagggaagaattttaaaactgcCCATTTCTCTTCTAGGCTGACACGTCATTCAGCCCCACTCTTTCCGGAAAGACCTTCCTTTCAGGCTTCCTGGTGGAGTGCCTCGTCCACACCGGGCCAGAGTGTCTTTG
Protein-coding sequences here:
- the B3GALT6 gene encoding beta-1,3-galactosyltransferase 6, translated to MKLLRRAGRRRAALGLGALALGGAALLYLTRCAPAGPAPAPRATAFLAVLVASAPRAAERRSVVRGTWLARRGAPGDVWARFAVGTAGLGADERRALEREQARHGDLLLLPTLHDAYENLTAKVLAMLAWLDEHVAFEFVLKADDDSFARLDALLAELRAREPARRRRLYWGFFSGRGRVKPGGRWREAGWQLCDYYLPYALGGGYVLSADLVHYLRLSRDYLRAWHSEDVSLGAWLAPVDVQREHDPRFDTEYRSRGCSNQYLVTHKQSLEDMLEKHQTLAREGRLCKREVQLRLSYVYDWSAPPSQCCQRKEGIP